The following coding sequences lie in one Phalacrocorax carbo chromosome 3, bPhaCar2.1, whole genome shotgun sequence genomic window:
- the GPR63 gene encoding probable G-protein coupled receptor 63, which translates to MVFSAMLTLAHSGTSNATFIVYENAYTNFTTPQFLLRSGTTQPLRYSSGAVLTTERSTFLVNTTATLPSQEVFRSLSLPLQIILSAAMIFILLVSFLGNFVVCLMVYQKAAMRSAINILLASLAFADMLLAVLNMPFALITIITTQWIFGDIFCRVSAMFFWLFVIEGVAILLIISIDRFLIIVQRQDKLNPYRAKILIVISWAASFVVAFPLSVGNPNLQIPSRAPQCVFGYSTSPGYQAYVIVILLISFFIPFLVMLYSFMGILNTVRHNAVRIHSHPDSICLSQASKLGLMSLQRPFQMNIDMSFKTRAFTTILILFLVFIVCWAPFTTYSLIATFNSHFYYKHNFFEISTWLLWLCYLKSALNPLIYYWRIKKFHDACLDLMPKYFKFLPQLPGHTRRRIRPSAIYVCGEHRSVV; encoded by the coding sequence ATGGTTTTCTCAGCAATGTTGACACTGGCCCACTCTGGGACCTCAAATGCTACTTTTATTGTTTATGAAAATGCCTATACGAATTTTACCACTCCCCAGTTCTTGCTTCGTAGTGGCACAACACAGCCATTGAGATATAGTTCAGGTGCCGTGCTCACCACTGAGAGAAGTACTTTTCTGGTAAACACAACAGCTACCCTGCCATCACAAGAAGTTTTCAGGAGCTTGAGTTTGCCACTCCAGATCATTCTTTCTGCTGCTATGATATTTATCCTATTGGTTTCTTTCCTTGGAAATTTTGTTGTCTGCCTCATGGTCTACCAGAAGGCAGCTATGCGATCTGCAATTAATATCCTCTTAGCAAGCCTGGCTTTTGCAGACatgctgctggcagtgctgaACATGCCTTTTGCTCTGATAACAATCATTACCACTCAGTGGATTTTTGGGGATATATTCTGCAGAGTCTCTGCTATGTTCTTCTGGCTTTTTGTCATAGAGGGGGTAGCCATTCTTCTTATTATTAGTATTGACCGATTTCTTATCATAGTTCAGAGGCAAGATAAACTGAACCCTTACCGTGCAAAGATTCTCATTGTGATTTCCTGGGCGGCATCCTTTGTTGTCGCTTTTCCGTTATCAGTAGGGAATCCTAATCTGCAGATACCCTCAAGAGCACCTCAGTGTGTTTTTGGCTACTCTACGAGCCCAGGTTACCAAGCCTATGTGATAGTTATCttgctaatttctttttttattccattcctGGTAATGCTGTATTCTTTTATGGGCATACTCAACACCGTCCGTCACAATGCAGTTCGTATCCATAGCCACCCTGATAGCATATGCCTCAGCCAGGCCAGCAAACTTGGTCTCATGAGCTTACAGAGACCTTTTCAGATGAATATTGATATGAGCTTTAAAACTCGTGCCTTCACAACCATCTTGATCTTGTTCCTTGTCTTCATAGTCTGTTGGGCACCCTTCACCACTTACAGCCTTATTGCCACATTCAACAGCCACTTCTACTATAAGCACAACTTTTTTGAGATAAGCACTTGGCTCCTTTGGCTCTGCTACCTCAAGTCTGCACTGAACCCGCTGATTTACTACTGGAGGATTAAGAAGTTTCACGATGCATGCTTGGACTTGATGCCCAAATACTTCAAGTTTTTGCCACAGCTACCTGGCCATACAAGGCGGCGCATTCGACCCAGTGCCATCTATGTGTGTGGGGAGCATCGGTCGGTGGTGTGA